A stretch of Megalobrama amblycephala isolate DHTTF-2021 linkage group LG14, ASM1881202v1, whole genome shotgun sequence DNA encodes these proteins:
- the LOC125244436 gene encoding single-pass membrane and coiled-coil domain-containing protein 3-like, with protein sequence MWSDLFYPDNPKRREELIRKSQEIKDLMQSNFYATNQLIDVMNEHLSCSFQHIELDKAASLQENCDVMTECMHKIQAVVEKIDTEMKEKLDPALYEKLQNLSLSTTDFQLISKALKAVCGFATEGSTALVTLLINKGVILAKITSTFVKIGALTLASVALGVVFMGVDMIVEAILGSVERRQLEEALKEYEEALNEFKPASLEYQRNITYVQVKIEEMNK encoded by the coding sequence ATGTGGAGTGACCTCTTCTACCCTGATAATCCTAAGAGAAGGGAGGAGCTCATCCGCAAAAGTCAAGAGATTAAAGATCTGATGCAGAGCAACTTCTATGCCACCAACCAACTAATTGATGTTATGAACGAGCACTTGAGCTGCTCCTTCCAACATATCGAGCTCGACAAGGCTGCTAGTCTCCAGGAGAACTGTGATGTGATGACTGAATGCATGCATAAGATCCAGGCAGTGGTAGAGAAGATTGACACGGAGATGAAGGAGAAGCTGGATCCCGCCCTGTATGAGAAGCTGCAAAACTTGTCTCTGTCTACTACAGACTTTCAACTGATTTCAAAAGCTTTGAAAGCAGTTTGTGGTTTTGCAACTGAGGGATCTACTGCTTTAGTTACTCTTTTAATTAATAAAGGAGTAATTCTGGCAAAAATAACAAGTACGTTTGTTAAAATTGGAGCATTAACATTAGCCAGTGTTGCGTTGGGAGTGGTGTTCATGGGGGTCGACATGATTGTTGAGGCCATTCTAGGGAGCGTTGAGCGACGTCAACTTGAGGAGGCTCTGAAAGAGTATGAAGAAGCTTTGAATGAATTCAAACCAGCGTCTTTAGAATATCAGCGCAACATTACCTATGTCCAAGTCAAAATTGaggaaatgaataaataa